From Rhododendron vialii isolate Sample 1 chromosome 7a, ASM3025357v1:
GGTGAGTTATTTAATAGGTGTGAAGCGCTCCAATGGGAAAGCTTGGATCTAAGCATAAAGTTGGGTAGAAGCTTAGCTAGTAGCATAGTTGTTGAAAGGCACAAATTGACTATTAAAGATTAGTACAGATTCGAGTCTCccttgatttgagtaaaaatttgaggAACTCAATTCGACATAGTGTTGACTCAAAGAGTGGAGGGAGTTTTAAGAGATTTTATACTCTTATTTGAGTTGAAGTGGAGTTTTGAGTAAGGGATGGGGATGCCCTTGGACCATCTCCTGCCCTTTGACAAAAATTTACCCTCATTGCTTAGagtttgagtaaaaacttcattCGGAATGAAGCACTCCAAGGGGCGAATTGGAATCTTAGCATAAATTTGAGTTATAGCTTCATTGACAGCATTAGGTTACAGCACAGTCCCTCAGTCCTAAATTTAGAAGCCACAAAATGGcattcaaaatttgagtaaagattTGAGTTCCCTTGATTTGAGTGAAATTATCATTACTTGAGGTATCAAATAGACTATTGGATGTAAATTTGGAGGAGTATTTCATGCAACTGCCTTTGAATTTTGTATGAACTTGGGGTTTTGATTTTATCTCATGCCTCGGGTGtcaattttatttggtaaagTTCTGGCAATACCAAGTTGCTAATTGAAGAGCAAGAGGTTTGGTTTTTTTCTAACATTTTCTCTTTTGCGGTGCTTATTTTGTAACCTTATACATGGAAATGTACTGCATTTGAAGTCAAAGACTGCTAAGAACTACAGAACTTGAGGCTGTTATGTACTGCTTCTGCATGTGAACAGATTTGGGGTTGAAGTTTATAAGATTAATCCTTTCCGATATGTTACCTTTGAGGAAGGGTATATACGTTGTGTGACCATGTTTTTATAGGAATAGACATTGCAAAAGGAATTTGTTAGGATAGACTTTTTTATTGGATGGTTTGTTTAGCAAGTGTAGTCAGCTGTTGTTTATTCTCTGCACCTTTTCTGTTTTAGTCTTCATTGGTTATTGGTTTTCTATCCTTTTTGGTCTTTAATTGGGATCTTCAGATTGATGGATAAAATTCTAATTTGCTTCTGTGGTAAGAGCAGATAATAAACAAAATCATCTCTTCTGGCTTTGAATTCTGATGTCTCCACCTCTGGTTGGAGTTGGGGAGGAGCGTAAGAGCAATGTCACTATGTTGGCTTCTTCGGCCTCCTTGGACAGTATGTCCACCAATGGGCCTGAACTGAAAGAACGTAACTACATGGGGTTATCAGATTGTTCTTCGGTAGACAGCTCGACAATTTCTACGTCTGAAGACAATAGCAGCCGTTTGAATCTGAAGGCAACGGAGCTGAGGCTTGGGCTTCCTGGATCCCAATCCCCTGAAAGAGGTCCAGAACTCTGTCTGCTAAGCTCAGCAAAACTTGATGAGAAGCCTCTCTTCCCTTTGCATCCTTCGAAGGATAATAATTATGTGCTATCCCAGAAGACTGTTGTTTCAGGTAACAAAAGAGGGTTCTCTGATGCTATGGATGGATACTCAGAGGTGAGAACTGCTTTTTCTGAAGAAATGTGATCTTTCAACCTATATTACATGCACTCGGATACCAGCTATTGGATAGGGGCATGGATGTGTTTTAGATGTTAAACACAACTAATACAAATGTCAAGGACACGGGGACAGTATTTGTGTTtttaatatttcaaatttttgccTTAGGTACATTGTGTTTACAGTGTGTCATAATTCATTTCATGCCTAACATGTAAGTTCTATTCATAGTTCTGTAGTAAACTTGTATCCTAAATATGCTTTCTAGGTGAGTGCTGAGCTAAAATGTTGGGACGCATATCCCTTACTCTTATTCAAGTGTGTCCGATAAACATACTTCACATAATTCGAAAATGATGTGTAACATGGTTTCTGGAGATATACACAGCACTGACATTTCACAGCCTGATGAACAGGGAAGATTTGCTGCTAATTCCGAGGTCAAGGCTATGCTATCACCTAGGACTATTCCAAACTTGGGTGTGAAATCTGGTACTGCAAAAGATAACACTGGGACTCAACAAGCCACAACTAAAGAGGTAGTGCCTCAACAAGTGTCTCAAGAGAGGCCTCGTGCTTCCAATGAGAATGTTCCAAATCGTACTGCTGCTCCAAATGGCAATAGCAGTGCACCCGCTACCAAGTAAGTGCAGATAACTTGAAAATGAGGCGTTCCATGAGAAAGTAGGCTTTACTAGGGCCTGGGGGTGTTCACAGATTGGATTGGTACATCCTTACACTTAGCGGTGCCTAACCCATCGGTTCTATTTTATGAACCAAGGCCAGACTGGTATTTTGTGAACCAAGACCTAACCGGTCtacttcaaaa
This genomic window contains:
- the LOC131331996 gene encoding auxin-responsive protein IAA8-like isoform X1; the encoded protein is MSPPLVGVGEERKSNVTMLASSASLDSMSTNGPELKERNYMGLSDCSSVDSSTISTSEDNSSRLNLKATELRLGLPGSQSPERGPELCLLSSAKLDEKPLFPLHPSKDNNYVLSQKTVVSGNKRGFSDAMDGYSEPDEQGRFAANSEVKAMLSPRTIPNLGVKSGTAKDNTGTQQATTKEVVPQQVSQERPRASNENVPNRTAAPNGNSSAPATKAQVVGWPPIRSFRKNTLATTSKNTDEAEGKAGSGALLVKVSMDGAPYLRKVDLKTYSAYQELSSALEKMFSCFTIGQYGSHGAAGRERLSESKLKDLLHGSEYVLTYEDKDGDWMLVGDVPWEMFIDNCKRLRIMKSSDAIGLAPRAVEKCQNRN
- the LOC131331996 gene encoding auxin-responsive protein IAA9-like isoform X2; protein product: MSPPLVGVGEERKSNVTMLASSASLDSMSTNGPELKERNYMGLSDCSSVDSSTISTSEDNSSRLNLKATELRLGLPGSQSPERGPELCLLSSAKLDEKPLFPLHPSKDNNYVLSQKTVVSGNKRGFSDAMDGYSEGRFAANSEVKAMLSPRTIPNLGVKSGTAKDNTGTQQATTKEVVPQQVSQERPRASNENVPNRTAAPNGNSSAPATKAQVVGWPPIRSFRKNTLATTSKNTDEAEGKAGSGALLVKVSMDGAPYLRKVDLKTYSAYQELSSALEKMFSCFTIGQYGSHGAAGRERLSESKLKDLLHGSEYVLTYEDKDGDWMLVGDVPWEMFIDNCKRLRIMKSSDAIGLAPRAVEKCQNRN